GCTAAACGACatgtaaatgtttataatttatagatattgATATTCGCTAAAGTAGCTCGTGAGATTGTTAAACTAACGGTAGCGACAAATGTATATGTAAGTGTGAAGGCTTAAGAAAAAAGCAGCGACTCATCATTATTGGTTCTTTAATGCAGTTCAATAAAGCAGAAGTAAACGGCtttctaaaaaagaaatacatttaGTGCAGTCGCGCTTTTCGCTGTATAAGTGAAATCGAATATGCCttactatatataattactttttactcGTGTTGTGCTCTCACcttattaaatgtaattaattttaaataatgtttcgcGTAAATTTTGTTATCTCAAATACTTACGTTTACACGATATCTTGTTATTggaaacaattttaatgatatgTCAATCACAGGTAAACCTAATTATGttgtttaatgttaaaaaaagtaGAGTTTAAGTTGAAGGCTGACCAAAAAGATGAAATTCGTCATGATGCGGTTAATTTGAGcaccataataaatattcagaACTAAAGAAACTAGGAATGAGAAAATTGGGTGCGATGCAAGCCGACGACATCGTCTTATTAGGACGGTTTTATCTTTCTGGTCGGGATATAAAGCAGTCTCAATTACACATTCCAATTCACGCGTGCGATCCacgtatgaaaaaaataaacaagtggctattttcaaaatttgtcttttatttatctgtaCCTTATGCGCAACCTTAATTAGGACATTTGTTTGTCGACTACAACTACTTATGTCAGACTCTTGTTGGCAAGCTCTACACTGCGTTTTGTGGGCTTACAAGATTGTCaagcttaattttatttaagtgtttttgcagataaacaaacataaacagTAACTAGGTAAATTGGAAACTATTACACTTTGTGATCTCCGGTATCTTTTACTTCCTTAAATATAGCTTGGCTATTAGAATGGCTGCAAGACAGATACATTATGATCATGAAGTAGGAACGACTAAGATACAACGTAAATATGAATTTGTCAACTTGCATCCATTTCATAACGAAGTTTTATTGAAAGAACTATAAGCATAACTATAAAAATCTTATGCTTGAGTTCAGTATAGATAAGCGACAATATAAACAGGACATAACATTTTGTGTGAATTCGCCTTGCTTCGGACGAAGAACGACAATAAACTATTTGCTGAATACTCATATTAATGTTAGGTAAACTTTGTACTATAAAGTGATCCAGAAGTTGCAACCGTATTATTAAGACAAAGATGCTTTGGCGCAAGTAAGTGGAACTAGAGGTGTAGGCGTCTGAAGTGGTTGTTGCAGATACAGGTTAAATATGTAGGTTTAGTTAAGAGTCTTTACATAATGTCATTttgtaatacttattttattgcaaagtaatattaataaaatctataacttaatttatctTAAAGCTATAGGTACATACTATATGCCACATCGCCAATATACATAAACTAGGCTCGAGGCCGTGTCATATAAATACTTAGgctattatgtacatatacttAGTGGATAATAGGCACCAATCAGTGAGCTGCCTCAGAAAATGCTATGGAGGAAGCGAGGGAAAGTTGCTGGGTGTGAGCCTCCCGTAACAAATTCTCTAAGACATATTGGAAAGTTTGATAAGGCGGTTTTCTTTTACACAATAAGGGATGTTGAAGCGATTGCGAGCACGTCGGCGTTATTTTAGTGTGTAAAGTTTTCTTTCCTTTCTATAAGTATAGTCACAGTGCCACACGTCGCAACAATATCCTTTACCAAGTAAGGGCCCGATTATGCTGCGATGGTCCTTCTACCATCTTGGtttgtttaaatgttttcGTTCAAAACTGCGACTGGCATATCCGTCTCCTTAAACAGACCGAGAAATAAAACAGACTCCCCAAGTGGGAGGTCCAAAGAATTCCCTTAACTTCGATTAAATAGTAGCAGCAGTGTTGTGTCACGCTAGCGCAGGCGCAGATTGTGTTGCGGGTGCGGGGGGCGGCGGGGGCCGGGGGGCAGGGGCGCGCGGGGGACCCAGCACGGAGTGCGGAACCACAACGCGGCGGCCGCAAACCTGCAAAAgagaacaacaaaaaataagcacattgtttgaaaacaaaataaaagcagATGTTGTTTTTCCGCATAAGACGTAAATCTATGTTGTGTCAGTGCCCGAGTTTCAATAGCTACCTAAGTGAGACGAAGTAACTGGTTTTGACATAGCGTTCAGCTAGATGTTGTCGAGAGATAGATTATTTGTAAGTGTATTTGTTTTGAGGGTATTTGATTACCTGCACGGTGACATGCCCCCTTCTGGCGGCGCCCACAGCGAGCACAGTGTCCCCGACGTGCAGGCGCAGCGTGCCGCCCTCCTCCCCCCACTCGGCCACCACGCTGCGCTGCTGCGGGTAGCCCAGTTTGACGCCGCCCGTCACGGTGTACGCACGCGACGGCGGCAGCGGCGGCGGCCGCTCCTGCGACACATGCAcaccatatttttatatctctgTCTACATTCGATATGTTAATTGTAATTAGTAATGTCTTTTGAGTAACGATCCGTTTATTCTGCATCATCatgcttaattaaaaaataataattctgatCTTCATATATGCTGATAAAGAAAATCGGTATTGTACGCCCAGAGCAAAAATATTAGAACATTTAATAATTGACATACTAGATCGAGTCCTGCAAGCGAACAAGTTCTCTTGGCCAGTGCGGGGTCACACTTCTCCGCCGGATCCGGTGGCGGCGTGCCAGCGATCGGCGCTGGACGAGGCCTCGCCGCCGGAGTCGCGGTGCTTGTTACGGGACGCGGCGACCGCGCCCGGTGCCGGCGCCACGCGGCTTGGATGCACTCCGCCGCTGCTTGACGTCGCGCACGACGCATTCGTTCTAACacctgaaattaaatattttttggataacttttaaatcatacatagctacatataataaactagtTACTGATCGATGTCTGTATTTGAAAGATATTAGCAAAAATCCAGAAGAAGCGAGAGTGAGAAATCTACATAAAGTAGATATAGTTCTGCCTGTACCTGTCTCATTGCCTCGCTGAGGAAGACATGCCGCTTGCCCAGCGCCCAGCGCACAGCGGCAGTAGAagcgggcgcgggcggcgcggcggcggcggccacGGCACGCAGCACGCGCGCACACCCCGCCCCGCACTCCCCTCCGTCGCCCTCACCGCCGCCCCGCGCCCAAAGAGCTTTGTACCGCGCGCTAAACACGCGGAACCGCATGCGGTGAGGATATCCGCTCGCCATCAGTTGAGCCGTCTCCAGGATTTGGAGCGCACGGACCTGTTGAGTTTAACTagtattattaacaaaagacgtcattttgaaaaacaaacctacatataagtatttgcaTAAATTAGGACTACAattgactttaaaaatatgctGAAATCTATGAAATATGGAGAGTTTCCTTCCAGAACAATGAACGGACAGACGAAGACCAGGCCATTGTGCAGATTGTGAAGGGATGTTATTTGAAAACTATCTAGCCGTCAAAGAAATGATCGCACCTGTTTGGCGACAGTGGTGCGCTCGAACAGCATGGGCGTTTCAGTGGCGTTGGCTCTCAGACAGCGCACGAAGTGAGGCCGCGCGTGCACCAGCGTCCGCAGCAGGTTGTCGAGCCTCGTGTGGAAGTCCTGTGTGAGCGTGGACGGCGTGGCGTCCAGCGCAGTGGCCACCGTCGGCGACGCGCGGAACTGACCACCTATTGGCCCGCCGTGCGCTGCTAAAGCCTGAACAGAAACATTACATTCGCGGTGAGCTTTTAGGCGACTAGACCGAATGTAATAAGAACGAGCTTCTTAATACATATGGTAGTAGTAGCAACAACAGAGACAACGACGGAGTTTTTTACAGCGCTAGTGGGGATAGTGAAGGGGACATGAACGGGTAGATGTGTGAGTAAGAGGCAGAGTGCACAAATTACGGTTTCccaaaagtcttgaacttaATCGCATGAACCCGTCAGTTTCTTCTTGACTGAAGGACTACtacttaaattgaaaaaaactgAAACATGTGATAGTATTGAACTgagaaatatgtaaattagATCGGACCTTTAGTTCGGTTCCAAACAAATGAGTGGCGAAGCCGAATTCGCAAGTTCTGGTGTCGAAGGCGGCCAGCAGTTCGTCGGGCACGGAGTCGCGGTTAGCCTCGAGGAAGTCGGCCGCGTCGTACGACACCTCGCCCGCGTAATGACGGACGGCGAAGCGGCGGGGATGCGGCGGGCGAGACTCTGCTAGGCGCGGGTGACCCCTTGAAGGTAGCACAATATAGGTTATAGAACATACTGGCGAAGTGGATTTACAGATAAACAGTAAGATATGTATCGTGAAAAGCACTGAATATTACCTATGTGCAGTTTTGATCCTGGTAACATATTGCTCGGGCGTCCCTCTCGCCGCGCATTCAGCGTCTAGAGCCGCGAGCAATCCGCCTCGTAGCGACGACACCAAGTCAATGCACGGCACGTTATCCACGTAGTCCACTTCGAAGGCGCACGACACGCCTTCCTCACGACACGATTCCGCCGAAGACTTGAATACATGCGTGTTGTAGAAGTGCTGCATGGTTTCCGCGCACAGATTCGCGCACAGATGTTCCAAGCGCGACGGCGCGGCGTCTTCGAAGCCGAACATATCCAGGATGCCAACGAAGCCGTCAGTGGCGTGTCGCACGGCGTCGTTCAAGGCCGCCATGGACCGCGCGCCGGCCCTCGACCGGCCTCCCCCGCCTCCCGCACTAGATGTCCGTCGGGAAGCCGCATCTTGGTTGTGGACAGATTCGTTGGAATCTGAAGATAGCGTCCCTAGTGTGGAGCCGAGCCGCTTCAGGGAATTCGCGCGTCGGACGATGGTGGCGACTGTCCGGCAGTATAGAGCCTGAATAAAGAAATAGACGTACTTATTTTGATGTGTGAAATggagaataatattattttaggatTGGTTATCTTCAATGATGGCATTAATCCGTGTTTTGGTTGGGAGAAAATAGAATAAACTATTGGGAGCCCACCTTGGCCAATGCATCCCTAGCCGCAGCGGCAGCGGGGGCAGCGGCGGGCGCGCGCGTCCTCCTCGCGGTCCTCGTGGCGAGCCCCCGCAGCAGCGCCGGCGCGCCCACGCCCAGCAGCGCCGCGGCCGCCGCCAGCTCCGCCTCGCCCGCCGGCTCCGCGCCGCCCTCCGCGCTCTCCGCGAACTGCACGTTTCCCAACAGCAACACCGCCGCCAACACCCGCACCACATCGAGAAACGGGATGCCGAGGATACCGAGACAGGTCTTCCACGCGTGGAAGCGGGTCGCGTCTTCTGGCTCCGGTCGCCGGTGGTGGGGTGACGCTAGGTACCTGGAATGGTTGACGAAAGTGTAATCTTGTGCACCCTGACGTTATGCCATTTTTTACTGATTTAAAAAAGCACAACGAAAATCCCCTAAAGTAGAAAGCCgctaataagaaaaaagattGTTGAGAATTGTAGTTAGCaagaattatttatccttttcTTTGACTCTCATTTCATCCCACAAAtatcttaatataataaatcattatccCAAGACTTTGCCGTAAAATACGGTAAGAAGAGAGGCGAAACcgcctaaaataagtttaagtatattaaaatttggcCTTACCTCAGTTCCTGTGCGGAATACCCATCCAGATGTAATTGTGTGCGCTCCTCAGGGGTCAATCCGGCCAGCATCTGGTAGAAGATGTGGTAGTTTCGCTCGCCGGGTGGGGGTCGCACCACCCTCGTCTGGTCTAGGAAGTAGCAGTGAATCTTCGTACGGTACAGGGCACCGTCTGTTACTTGAACTTCGATGAAGTGGCCCTGAtgattaaagtttatttacaatttaagcACTTGCATCTATTACTATGATTTAAATCCTTGTAAACAGCCTTGGAGATCACACAGATCACAATCGAAACCTTACTTGCCCTGGTCTGGATCGGTGTCCGAATCGGTGTGCATCTATTTTCAGAGAAGAATTATCTGAGATTAACACCAAGAGGATGGTAACGAATATGAGTCAATATTAtagtaaatataacataacatgcaatcacgtctatatcccttgcgggactggcagaaccaacagtctgaaaggccacgcccAGCCgcttggcttaattatagaattgagattcctttcccttagttatcttacctgtgtaatttgtcccgtatatatttatttatttagtcgccttttacgacatccatgggaaagagatggagtgatcctattcttttttctattgggtcggtaaccacacggcataatataGTATTTGTGTGTATTAAAATGTCATCAAAATAGCTCAGTGCATTATTCACCAATGTGTTCTAAATCTCGTATCGAAAATCTTTTTCATCATTAAAACCTTCAAGCTTTGCCAAAGTTGAGTCTTGTGGCTCTACCCTTATATTAAAACCTTTACCGTCCTGGTAAGGGATTAATATAATGTGATACAGTGTCCATGTCCACACTCACAATGCGGCTAGAGTGCGAGTTGGCGGAGGTGGCGGCGGTGCCGAGCGAGCGCAGCACGGTGAAGGCGGCGGCCAGGTGCTTGAAGGCGTCGGTCTCGGGCCCGCCGCCCGCCACGTCGAACAGCCGCCGCAGCAGCACCATCGACGCGTATGTCTTGCCCGAGCCTGACACGCCTGGTGGATAGCTCAAAGTTAATCACTGCACCAACGGATATAATAACAATTCGGTGATGAATAAACTGACGACATGATAAAATGCCTATTCAATTCTCATATTAATTTACAACAACCGTTGTTTATAAGAGagaataaaaagattttccCGCGCTGTTCTGCACCTCCGAGAGCGTGGAAGAAGACCCGAAGCCCGGAATTCGATGAATCTTTACATTGCCTATATATCATTCCCAACACTCATGCAAATGCATTAGTGGTTGATTTGAAGTTTTCAccaggtaaatatttattccttcttataaaaataaagattgcACCTACAAAGCGCTTTATGCTTACTAAAGTGAGGATACTAATCGAAACTAATACATCGATGTTCATCGCTTACGGCAATTCAGTGAAGCTATTGCCTCAGCCTACCTGAAAGTATGATGGCTTGCGGGTAGCCCGTATCAGCCTGGTGTCTTACGGCGTCCTGGACCAGCCTCGCTAGTTCCGGccgctgcgcgcgcgccgccgtcAGCGTGAGGGCATTGCTGGCGTCCGTGTACGCGTTCACGGCAACTAGGATCGGCCCGATCATAGTCTGGAACGTACAATATAGAAATGATCTTGTATCGTTTTttattactacgcttttattagcttgggttgtatgtatgtatgtatgtatgtatgtatgtatgtatgtaacggaatctttgagcttaattttcactgatttctaaacgtctgatcaacttgaaactttgcacacgtatcaaggaccgatgacaatgcaatattttgataagagtttctcattatccttattaaaactgccaggattaataaattcatttttagatccttcgtatgagagtaagagagacagagatagcaccagtgccagtaatctccatacaagaaaccaagaagttctgacgtataaggagtccaaaaagagatgtaatatatttccatataatgttactattaacctgaggcttttttatttcatcgcatcgctccatttagaattaccattagaaacaatagtagaattagtagaatattttaaaacaataaaaaatatataagtaataaaacaaaagtaataaatgaaaattgaacaactaaatttacaacaatacaagaataaagttactacctacagaactttgcgatatttaatacgtatttaacatattaatgcgattcttgaattaacattatgtaacttttgcatatttataatagcaacactgtaatactcgcttggaaaatgagtgacagtttgtttatttatgtaaaataagttttgcagtaagttttgaattcgattctaacacctgtaaactttctttctgtttttttaccggtgcctgtgtatttacctatttgcactttgttttgtgctgataacttgtcgttatttggagtttggaatcttccgttgagtcgagctttgttcttccggatattcgtgtgattttatcatctgagattggactctgactgtgttcactgtgttgtgcagatattttgagataggactcctgtaaaaagtacctgattatttgagataggagtcccaagtttgtgtttgtttttgtgaaagacagattttactacaaaagtgccacgatgtcttcagataaacattgttgcgttcctggttgtaaaggcagtggaggtatgtttgaaatatttttgttcctgtatcaatctgcctcttaatcttgtggtttgattcctggcaaggccacaatcgaaaattgttatgtttgctggatagtcaaaaatattattaacagtgatttatcactataaaattcttttcaactgggtttaacaatcatcatacatacatgcatacatataatcacgtctatatcccttgcggggtagacagagccaacagtcttgtaaagactgataggccaccttcagctattgggctttaagatagaattgagattcaaatagtgacaggttgctagcccatcgcctaaaaaagaatcatgatgatgagaatattatgagatttaatccaatcaggccacatataactttaagaaagttagttgtgaaaacctccggcgatgggcgcatggttgcgaaagtcatttctagtaagatagttatacagcgtagtagaagtagtaggaagttaacacttctaccaaaaaataattgtataaaaaaactaggcgttttattgctaatcaaactaaaaaatagaaaataaataatagtttaaaaaaaactaaaaaactacgctttattgctaatcaaactaaaaaatagaaaataaaatttaaagacaaaggaattataaaacagtagtagcaagtcgaacaatcggttatagtcaattacctccgattaaaattataacaaaattaaatttataaacaaaacaatttaaatcagagtaaaaagcgtggggtgcattttacttcattttcataactctcttgtcataaatatatgctaatagaatgattttaatatttactacatcaggcaccccacgctttttactcagatttcaattgttttg
The window above is part of the Amyelois transitella isolate CPQ chromosome 11, ilAmyTran1.1, whole genome shotgun sequence genome. Proteins encoded here:
- the LOC106133269 gene encoding unconventional myosin-IXAa is translated as MATLGLSKVFILDKYFTELQKFWETEKKLQDASSSNEAVHLQRRLLSLSSELVTLRNHLHVGAAAGAAGAAGAAAGKPAGPAVPPRAPHLLPPQPPPAAALAPPPPNLPPPPPPPPESRWRAAAPTGNSGASGGAAGGDVDDLIHLRGPLTEDAVVRALQARFYHNKFYTMIGPILVAVNAYTDASNALTLTAARAQRPELARLVQDAVRHQADTGYPQAIILSGVSGSGKTYASMVLLRRLFDVAGGGPETDAFKHLAAAFTVLRSLGTAATSANSHSSRIGHFIEVQVTDGALYRTKIHCYFLDQTRVVRPPPGERNYHIFYQMLAGLTPEERTQLHLDGYSAQELRYLASPHHRRPEPEDATRFHAWKTCLGILGIPFLDVVRVLAAVLLLGNVQFAESAEGGAEPAGEAELAAAAALLGVGAPALLRGLATRTARRTRAPAAAPAAAAARDALAKALYCRTVATIVRRANSLKRLGSTLGTLSSDSNESVHNQDAASRRTSSAGGGGGRSRAGARSMAALNDAVRHATDGFVGILDMFGFEDAAPSRLEHLCANLCAETMQHFYNTHVFKSSAESCREEGVSCAFEVDYVDNVPCIDLVSSLRGGLLAALDAECAARGTPEQYVTRIKTAHRGHPRLAESRPPHPRRFAVRHYAGEVSYDAADFLEANRDSVPDELLAAFDTRTCEFGFATHLFGTELKALAAHGGPIGGQFRASPTVATALDATPSTLTQDFHTRLDNLLRTLVHARPHFVRCLRANATETPMLFERTTVAKQVRALQILETAQLMASGYPHRMRFRVFSARYKALWARGGGEGDGGECGAGCARVLRAVAAAAAPPAPASTAAVRWALGKRHVFLSEAMRQVLERMRRARRQAAAECIQAAWRRHRARSPRPVTSTATPAARPRPAPIAGTPPPDPAEKCDPALAKRTCSLAGLDLERPPPLPPSRAYTVTGGVKLGYPQQRSVVAEWGEEGGTLRLHVGDTVLAVGAARRGHVTVQVCGRRVVVPHSVLGPPRAPAPRPPPPPAPATQSAPALA